One genomic region from Mesorhizobium terrae encodes:
- a CDS encoding copper resistance CopC/CopD family protein, producing MTRLVFPRGFASIIRMLAAVAMLAGWLIGQGVSPALAHASLVKAEPADGAMLAQSPASFSLSFSEPVSPLVLTLVRSDGTPVRLTSFRGNGQTIEIDNPQTLAQGTHVLSWRVISADGHPVGGSLLFSVGAVSAAPVVADIVDARLHPAIWAAKVVLYLGLFLGIGGAFAISWLAGGSRNGERFVAVMLLVGLAAAPLSLGLQGLDALGAPLEQIAQTIVWRTAFGTSFAWAVLIGIIALGLGLLSLALPRGDDKPFSAAALIAVGVALAASGHASAAAPQWLTRPMVFLHGVGIAGWAGALVPLAVALWRDRLNAKPFLLRFSRVIVPVVAVLAAAGVVLAVVQVRTPSALVDTAYGRLLLIKLALLAVLFALAGANRWRWTALAMAGEGGAAKALARSVVIETMIVVAIFGVAAGWRFTPPPRALAIAAAEPVATHMMTLQAMADVTVTPGHAGPVSISIMVMTGDFGPLDAKEVTLVLSRPEAGIEPIKRAAMKPGDGTWRVDGLVVPFAGRWTVRIDILVSDFEMVKLEGPIDIRP from the coding sequence ATGACACGGTTGGTTTTTCCGCGAGGCTTCGCCAGCATCATCCGCATGCTTGCGGCGGTCGCCATGCTGGCTGGCTGGCTGATCGGGCAGGGCGTCAGCCCCGCGCTGGCGCATGCCTCGCTGGTCAAGGCCGAGCCGGCGGACGGCGCCATGCTGGCGCAAAGCCCGGCCAGCTTCTCGCTCAGTTTCAGCGAGCCGGTCTCGCCGCTGGTCCTGACGCTGGTGCGTTCCGACGGGACGCCGGTGCGGCTGACTTCGTTCCGTGGCAACGGCCAGACCATCGAGATCGACAATCCGCAGACGCTTGCGCAAGGAACGCATGTGCTGAGCTGGCGGGTGATCTCGGCCGACGGCCATCCGGTCGGCGGCTCGTTGTTGTTTTCCGTCGGCGCGGTCAGCGCGGCGCCCGTGGTCGCCGATATCGTCGATGCCCGGCTGCACCCAGCCATCTGGGCCGCCAAGGTCGTACTCTATCTCGGCCTGTTTCTCGGCATCGGCGGCGCCTTCGCCATCTCCTGGCTGGCGGGCGGCAGCCGCAACGGCGAGCGCTTCGTTGCGGTGATGCTGCTCGTTGGGCTGGCGGCCGCGCCACTGTCGCTCGGCCTGCAGGGGCTCGACGCGCTCGGCGCTCCGCTCGAACAGATCGCGCAGACAATCGTCTGGCGCACCGCTTTCGGCACCAGCTTCGCCTGGGCGGTGCTCATCGGTATCATCGCGCTCGGGCTCGGGCTTCTGTCGCTCGCCCTGCCGCGCGGCGACGACAAGCCGTTCTCGGCGGCCGCACTCATCGCGGTCGGCGTTGCCCTGGCGGCGAGCGGTCACGCCAGTGCCGCGGCACCGCAATGGCTGACACGTCCCATGGTCTTCCTGCACGGCGTCGGCATTGCGGGCTGGGCCGGCGCGCTGGTGCCGCTCGCGGTTGCACTTTGGCGGGACCGTCTCAATGCAAAGCCGTTCCTGTTGCGCTTTTCCCGCGTGATTGTGCCGGTGGTGGCGGTGCTGGCGGCGGCGGGCGTCGTGCTCGCCGTGGTCCAGGTGCGGACGCCGTCGGCGCTGGTCGATACCGCCTATGGCAGGCTCCTGCTGATCAAGCTGGCGCTGCTGGCCGTTTTGTTCGCTCTGGCTGGCGCGAACCGCTGGCGGTGGACGGCGCTGGCAATGGCCGGCGAGGGCGGTGCCGCCAAGGCGCTCGCCCGCTCGGTCGTGATCGAGACCATGATCGTGGTGGCGATCTTCGGCGTTGCCGCCGGCTGGCGCTTCACGCCGCCGCCGCGCGCGCTGGCGATTGCCGCCGCCGAGCCGGTCGCCACCCATATGATGACGCTGCAGGCGATGGCCGACGTCACCGTCACTCCCGGCCATGCCGGCCCCGTCTCGATCAGCATCATGGTCATGACCGGCGATTTCGGACCGCTCGACGCCAAGGAGGTGACGCTGGTGCTGTCGCGGCCCGAGGCCGGCATCGAGCCGATCAAGCGCGCCGCGATGAAGCCCGGCGACGGAACCTGGCGGGTCGACGGCCTCGTCGTGCCGTTCGCCGGCCGCTGGACCGTGCGTATCGACATCCTGGTTTCCGATTTCGAGATGGTGAAACTGGAAGGGCCGATCGATATCCGTCCCTAG
- a CDS encoding copper chaperone PCu(A)C — protein MRIFDRARARTLSHRQSASLLHSFGDRLGIAIFAFALLFAGVHMAAAHEFKAGSLEIEHPWSRATPAGAKVAGGYFTVTNSGSQPDRLVSISSDISEKSELHEMTVKDGVMTMRKVDGGVEIPANGTLKLAPGGYHLMFIGLKKQPKQGEKFAATLTFEKAGPVAVEFAVEAMGANGMKMEEHAN, from the coding sequence ATGCGTATTTTCGACCGCGCCCGCGCGCGCACCCTGTCTCATCGCCAGTCGGCCTCGCTCTTGCATTCCTTTGGGGATCGCCTCGGCATCGCCATCTTCGCCTTCGCCCTGCTGTTTGCCGGTGTCCACATGGCGGCGGCGCATGAGTTCAAGGCGGGCAGCCTCGAGATCGAACATCCGTGGTCGCGCGCCACACCCGCCGGCGCCAAGGTGGCCGGTGGCTATTTCACCGTAACCAACAGCGGCAGCCAGCCGGACAGGCTGGTCTCGATTTCTTCCGACATTTCCGAAAAGTCCGAGCTGCATGAAATGACGGTCAAGGACGGCGTCATGACCATGCGCAAGGTGGATGGCGGCGTGGAAATTCCGGCCAACGGCACGCTGAAGCTTGCCCCCGGCGGCTACCACCTGATGTTCATCGGCCTGAAGAAGCAGCCGAAACAGGGCGAAAAGTTCGCTGCCACGCTGACCTTCGAAAAGGCCGGTCCGGTTGCGGTCGAATTCGCCGTCGAGGCGATGGGCGCCAATGGGATGAAGATGGAAGAGCACGCCAACTGA
- a CDS encoding YcnI family protein, giving the protein MFRTITLAGFFAGFGTVAAFAHVSLETKEAPVDSTYKAVFRVPHGCDGKATTAVRIKIPEGAIDAKPMPKAGWKLETVKGKYTKSYTLWGEAVSEGVLEVNWSGGNLPDEFYDEFVLRLRLTGDLPVGETLRFPVVQECEGGAAARWIEIPAVGQDEDALEHPAPGIKLLPKK; this is encoded by the coding sequence ATGTTCAGAACCATAACACTCGCCGGTTTTTTCGCCGGCTTCGGCACGGTCGCTGCCTTCGCCCATGTCTCGCTGGAGACCAAGGAAGCACCGGTCGATTCCACCTATAAGGCGGTCTTCCGCGTGCCGCATGGCTGCGACGGCAAGGCGACCACGGCCGTCCGCATCAAGATCCCCGAAGGGGCGATCGACGCCAAGCCGATGCCGAAGGCCGGCTGGAAACTGGAAACGGTGAAAGGCAAATACACCAAGTCCTACACGCTGTGGGGCGAAGCGGTCTCCGAAGGCGTGCTCGAGGTCAACTGGAGCGGCGGCAACCTGCCGGACGAATTCTACGACGAATTCGTGCTGAGGCTGCGGCTGACGGGCGACCTGCCGGTGGGCGAGACGTTGCGTTTCCCGGTCGTGCAGGAATGCGAGGGTGGTGCTGCCGCGCGCTGGATCGAGATTCCGGCCGTCGGTCAGGACGAGGACGCGCTTGAGCATCCCGCTCCCGGCATCAAGCTGTTGCCGAAAAAGTGA
- the gndA gene encoding NADP-dependent phosphogluconate dehydrogenase, producing the protein MEKAEIGLIGLGTMGSNLALNIAEKGHRIAVYNRTPSRTDDFIAKAGDLAGRIVPCESLADLAAAIRPPRPIIIMVLAGSPVDEQIAALRGELAANDIIIDAGNANFRDTMRRFKELEGSGLTFIGMGVSGGEEGARHGPSIMVGGKEESWRRVEGVLTAISAKFKGEPCAAWLGPDGAGHFVKTIHNGIEYADMQMIAEIYGILRDGLGMAAKEIAPVFAEWNKGRLNSYLIEITAEVLKADDAKTGKPVVDIILDRAGQKGTGKWSVIEAQQLGIPATAIEAAVAARVLSSIKNERLAAEKVYGGGVARIAAPRDELLKDLELALFAGKIAAYAQGFAVMAGASKEFGWNLPMPTIAKIWRAGCIIRSQMLDTMAEAFGSGDAATNLLMAPAFVTMMQQAHPALRRVVARAVEAGAPVPALSSALAYFDSYRQGRGTSNLIQAQRDFFGAHGFERIDEAGAFHGPWG; encoded by the coding sequence ATGGAAAAAGCCGAAATCGGCCTGATCGGCCTCGGTACGATGGGCTCCAACCTCGCCCTCAACATCGCCGAGAAAGGCCACCGCATCGCGGTCTACAACCGTACCCCGTCGCGCACCGACGATTTCATCGCCAAGGCGGGCGATCTCGCCGGCCGTATCGTGCCCTGCGAGAGCCTGGCCGATCTCGCCGCCGCCATCCGCCCGCCACGGCCGATCATCATCATGGTGCTGGCCGGCAGCCCTGTCGACGAGCAGATCGCGGCCTTGCGCGGCGAACTTGCCGCCAACGACATCATCATCGACGCCGGCAACGCCAATTTCCGCGACACCATGCGCCGCTTCAAGGAGCTGGAAGGCTCGGGCCTGACCTTCATCGGCATGGGCGTGTCCGGCGGCGAGGAAGGCGCGCGCCACGGGCCGTCGATCATGGTCGGCGGCAAGGAAGAATCCTGGCGCCGCGTCGAAGGCGTGCTCACCGCCATTTCCGCCAAGTTCAAGGGCGAGCCCTGCGCGGCCTGGCTCGGCCCGGACGGCGCCGGCCATTTCGTCAAGACGATCCACAACGGCATTGAATATGCCGACATGCAGATGATCGCCGAGATCTACGGCATCCTGCGCGACGGGCTGGGCATGGCGGCCAAGGAGATCGCGCCGGTGTTCGCCGAATGGAACAAGGGCAGGCTCAATTCCTACCTGATCGAGATCACCGCCGAGGTGCTGAAGGCCGACGATGCGAAGACCGGCAAGCCGGTTGTGGACATCATCCTCGACCGCGCCGGCCAGAAGGGCACCGGCAAATGGTCGGTCATCGAGGCGCAGCAGCTCGGCATTCCGGCAACCGCGATCGAGGCAGCGGTGGCGGCGCGCGTTCTGTCGTCGATCAAGAACGAGCGGCTGGCGGCGGAAAAGGTCTATGGCGGCGGCGTCGCCAGGATCGCGGCACCGCGCGATGAACTGCTCAAGGATCTGGAACTGGCGCTGTTCGCCGGCAAGATCGCCGCCTATGCGCAGGGTTTCGCGGTGATGGCTGGCGCCTCGAAGGAATTCGGCTGGAACCTGCCGATGCCGACCATCGCCAAGATCTGGCGGGCGGGCTGCATCATCCGCTCGCAGATGCTGGACACCATGGCCGAAGCCTTCGGATCGGGCGACGCGGCGACAAACCTTCTGATGGCGCCGGCCTTCGTGACGATGATGCAGCAGGCGCATCCCGCCTTGCGCCGCGTCGTGGCCCGCGCTGTCGAGGCCGGTGCGCCGGTGCCGGCGCTGTCGTCGGCGCTCGCCTATTTCGACAGCTACCGCCAGGGCAGGGGCACGTCCAACCTGATCCAGGCGCAGCGCGATTTCTTCGGCGCGCATGGTTTCGAGCGCATCGACGAGGCGGGTGCTTTCCACGGGCCGTGGGGCTGA